A region of Bacillus cabrialesii DNA encodes the following proteins:
- the resC gene encoding cytochrome c biogenesis protein ResC, with translation MAELSGNFLYAAFLVYLIAVPIFGGAIRGNKDKKGRPNRWANIGIALSIIGFLCHLCYFITRWAASGHAPVSNMFEFTTAFGMMLVLAFIILYFIYRLPSLGLFTLSIALLLIAYASMFPTDISPLIPSLQSNWLYIHVTTAALGQAILAISFVAGVIFLLKHVDQTKPGKKTFWLEAIMFILVTTVAFIVITSAFRFAGYEAEFNWVDKNKEKSVMVYEMPALVGPHGGELLTEGRMEPLAELPALFSGRKVNTVIWSFGAGLVLYGALRLIIRKRISALLHPLVKNVNLDLVDEVGYRAVSIGFPIFTLGALIFAMIWAQLAWTRFWGWDPKEVWALITFLFYAAYLHLRLSRGWHGEKSAWLAVIGFAIIMFNLIFVNLVLAGLHSYA, from the coding sequence ATGGCAGAGCTGAGCGGAAATTTTCTTTATGCGGCCTTTCTTGTGTATTTAATCGCTGTCCCGATTTTCGGCGGGGCCATACGCGGAAATAAAGATAAAAAGGGCAGGCCAAACCGATGGGCCAATATTGGGATCGCCCTTTCTATTATCGGTTTTCTCTGCCACCTGTGTTATTTCATCACAAGGTGGGCTGCCAGCGGCCATGCGCCTGTCAGCAATATGTTTGAATTCACCACCGCCTTTGGCATGATGCTTGTTTTGGCGTTTATTATTCTTTATTTTATCTACAGATTGCCATCATTAGGCTTGTTTACGCTGTCAATCGCTTTATTGCTGATTGCTTACGCCAGCATGTTTCCGACGGATATCTCGCCCTTAATCCCGTCGCTGCAGAGCAATTGGCTGTATATTCACGTAACAACGGCCGCGCTAGGGCAAGCTATACTTGCTATCAGTTTTGTAGCAGGTGTCATCTTTCTTTTGAAGCATGTAGACCAGACAAAACCAGGCAAAAAAACGTTCTGGCTTGAAGCGATTATGTTTATCCTGGTCACAACTGTCGCCTTTATTGTCATCACATCGGCATTTCGTTTTGCAGGCTATGAAGCGGAGTTTAACTGGGTGGATAAAAATAAAGAAAAAAGCGTGATGGTGTACGAAATGCCTGCGCTTGTCGGCCCGCATGGGGGAGAGCTTTTGACTGAAGGGCGTATGGAGCCGCTTGCCGAGCTTCCCGCTCTTTTCTCAGGCAGAAAGGTGAACACCGTCATTTGGTCATTTGGAGCAGGGTTAGTTTTGTACGGCGCTCTTCGTCTGATCATTAGAAAAAGAATCAGCGCCCTATTACATCCGCTGGTGAAAAACGTCAATCTTGATCTGGTGGATGAGGTTGGGTACAGGGCCGTATCAATTGGGTTTCCAATCTTTACGCTCGGCGCGCTGATCTTTGCGATGATTTGGGCTCAGCTCGCTTGGACTAGATTTTGGGGCTGGGATCCGAAGGAAGTATGGGCGCTGATCACGTTTTTGTTCTATGCCGCTTATTTACATTTAAGACTGTCAAGAGGCTGGCATGGTGAGAAATCAGCCTGGCTGGCCGTAATCGGTTTTGCTATTATTATGTTTAATTTAATATTCGTAAATCTAGTGCTTGCCGGACTTCATTCTTATGCATAG
- the resB gene encoding cytochrome c biogenesis protein ResB — MKQVKCECGHVNPVGTVLCESCGRALQETQPPLADMRYDGSARRSQTYNKTIIDKIWNFFSSVKVGIWLIVITLAASAFGTIFPQEAYLPPGAQADAYYKEQYGMFGQLYYLLGFHHLYGSWWYLLLIASIGISLVICSLDRVIPLYRALKNQGVRRSPAFLRRQRLFSETNTVLNGEAKEKIVALLKKKHYRIREKEGSILAEKGRFSRWGPYVNHIGLIIFLIGAMLRFVPGMYVDETLWVREGETAAIPGTDGKYYLKNNQFSVETYNSKAEKKVFADAIDRVGDGRVAKNFQTDAVLYKREGKIVYGEKPKLKKIIEEDIRVNQPLRFDSFSVYQVDYKENQLDQMVFQLIDKKTKKSFGSLKINLLDPDSVYDLGNGYKVEIASYLPDFYFNQDGEPSTKTKIPNNPAFVFNIITPDKPKGEKSFVAIQETIEGSGSNKYKLKFDHVETKNITGLTVRKDLTLWVLAVGGAIFMIGVIQGMYWQHRRIWLHSQDGAIMVAGHTNKNWYGLRKDLSFILADSGLTEPEDQKELIKTEK; from the coding sequence ATGAAGCAAGTCAAATGTGAATGCGGACATGTAAACCCGGTCGGAACCGTTCTATGTGAATCGTGCGGAAGAGCTCTCCAGGAAACTCAGCCTCCGCTTGCTGATATGAGATATGACGGAAGCGCAAGACGCTCACAAACCTATAACAAGACGATCATCGATAAAATCTGGAATTTCTTTTCTTCGGTTAAGGTGGGAATATGGCTTATCGTCATAACCCTTGCCGCATCAGCGTTCGGCACCATTTTTCCCCAAGAAGCCTATTTGCCGCCGGGCGCACAGGCTGATGCTTATTACAAAGAGCAGTACGGCATGTTCGGCCAGCTTTATTATTTGCTCGGGTTTCATCATTTATATGGCTCTTGGTGGTACTTGCTGCTCATTGCCTCGATTGGCATTTCACTCGTGATCTGCAGCCTCGACCGGGTCATTCCGTTGTACAGAGCGTTAAAAAACCAAGGTGTCAGAAGGAGTCCTGCTTTTTTAAGAAGGCAGCGCTTGTTCAGTGAAACGAATACTGTACTGAATGGGGAAGCAAAAGAGAAGATTGTTGCTCTCTTAAAGAAAAAACATTATAGAATCAGAGAAAAAGAGGGTAGCATTCTTGCCGAAAAAGGACGATTTTCCCGCTGGGGTCCATATGTCAACCATATTGGATTGATTATCTTTCTGATCGGTGCGATGCTGAGATTTGTGCCCGGCATGTATGTCGATGAGACGCTTTGGGTCAGAGAAGGCGAAACCGCTGCAATTCCGGGAACAGACGGAAAATATTACTTGAAAAACAATCAATTCAGCGTAGAGACCTATAACAGCAAAGCGGAAAAAAAGGTATTCGCAGACGCGATTGACAGAGTCGGGGACGGAAGAGTGGCAAAAAATTTTCAAACAGATGCCGTACTCTACAAGAGAGAAGGAAAAATTGTTTATGGCGAGAAGCCGAAGCTGAAAAAAATAATAGAAGAGGACATCCGTGTCAATCAGCCGCTGCGTTTTGATTCTTTTTCTGTTTACCAGGTGGATTATAAAGAGAATCAGCTTGATCAAATGGTATTCCAGCTGATAGACAAAAAAACAAAAAAATCCTTTGGGAGCTTAAAGATCAACCTTCTGGATCCAGATTCGGTTTATGATCTTGGTAACGGTTACAAAGTTGAAATTGCCAGCTACCTTCCAGACTTCTATTTTAACCAGGACGGAGAGCCGAGCACGAAAACAAAGATCCCTAACAATCCGGCTTTCGTCTTTAATATCATAACGCCGGACAAACCAAAGGGCGAAAAAAGCTTTGTCGCCATCCAAGAAACAATCGAAGGCTCCGGCAGCAATAAATACAAGCTGAAATTTGACCATGTCGAAACGAAAAACATTACCGGACTCACAGTCAGAAAGGATCTGACACTCTGGGTGCTTGCTGTCGGCGGAGCCATTTTTATGATCGGTGTCATACAAGGGATGTACTGGCAGCATCGAAGAATCTGGCTTCACTCACAGGACGGTGCAATTATGGTGGCGGGGCATACGAATAAAAACTGGTATGGCCTGAGGAAGGATTTATCCTTTATATTGGCTGATTCCGGATTGACTGAACCGGAGGACCAAAAAGAATTAATCAAAACAGAGAAATAG
- the resA gene encoding thiol-disulfide oxidoreductase ResA, whose protein sequence is MKKKRRLFIRTGILLVLICALGYTIYNAVFAGKESISEGSDAPNFVLEDTNGKRIELSDLKGKGVFLNFWGTWCEPCKKEFPYMANQYKHFKDQGVEVVAVNVGESKIAVHNFMKSYGVNFPVVLDTDRQVLDAYDVSPLPTTFLINPEGKVVKVVTGTMTESMIHEYMNLIKPGEASG, encoded by the coding sequence ATGAAGAAAAAAAGGCGTTTATTCATTCGGACCGGCATCCTTCTCGTTTTAATCTGTGCACTTGGCTATACAATTTACAACGCTGTATTTGCCGGCAAAGAGAGTATATCCGAAGGGTCCGACGCACCGAATTTTGTCCTAGAAGATACGAATGGGAAACGTATCGAGCTCAGTGATTTAAAAGGGAAAGGTGTTTTTTTGAATTTCTGGGGCACATGGTGTGAACCGTGCAAAAAAGAATTTCCTTATATGGCGAACCAATATAAGCATTTTAAAGACCAAGGTGTTGAAGTTGTCGCGGTAAATGTTGGGGAGTCAAAGATAGCAGTACATAATTTTATGAAATCCTACGGAGTCAATTTCCCGGTTGTTCTGGATACAGATCGCCAAGTGCTTGATGCCTATGACGTATCTCCGCTTCCGACAACCTTTTTAATCAATCCGGAAGGAAAAGTTGTCAAGGTGGTGACCGGCACTATGACAGAAAGCATGATACACGAATATATGAATCTGATAAAACCCGGAGAGGCTTCGGGATGA
- the rluB gene encoding 23S rRNA pseudouridine(2605) synthase RluB: MERLQKVIAHAGVASRRKAEELIKEGKVKVNGKVVTELGVKVTGSDQIEVNGLKVEREEPVYFLLYKPRGVISAAQDDKGRKVVTDFFKEIPQRIYPIGRLDYDTSGLLLLTNDGEFANKLMHPKYEIDKTYVAKVKGIPPKELLRKLERGIRLEEGKTAPAKAKLLSLDKKKQTSIIQLTIHEGRNRQVRRMFEAIGHEVIKLKREEFAFLNLRGLHTGDARELTPHEVKRLRALAEHGKNAF, encoded by the coding sequence ATGGAAAGACTGCAAAAAGTAATTGCTCATGCCGGAGTCGCATCGCGCAGAAAGGCAGAAGAGCTGATTAAAGAAGGAAAAGTAAAGGTGAACGGCAAAGTAGTAACAGAGCTTGGTGTTAAGGTCACCGGGTCTGATCAGATTGAGGTAAACGGATTAAAGGTGGAACGTGAAGAGCCGGTTTACTTTCTCTTATATAAGCCAAGAGGCGTTATTTCCGCAGCCCAAGATGACAAAGGGCGCAAAGTCGTGACGGACTTTTTTAAAGAAATCCCGCAGCGCATTTACCCGATTGGGCGTCTGGATTATGATACGAGCGGTCTTTTGCTTTTAACCAATGACGGCGAGTTTGCCAATAAGCTGATGCACCCTAAATATGAAATAGACAAAACATACGTAGCGAAGGTGAAAGGCATCCCGCCTAAAGAGCTGCTCAGAAAGCTGGAGCGCGGCATTAGGCTGGAAGAAGGCAAAACGGCGCCTGCTAAAGCGAAGCTGCTGTCTTTGGACAAGAAAAAGCAAACAAGCATTATTCAGCTTACGATTCATGAAGGACGCAACAGACAGGTGCGCCGCATGTTCGAAGCGATCGGGCATGAGGTAATCAAGCTGAAGCGTGAAGAGTTCGCGTTTTTAAACTTGCGCGGCTTGCACACGGGAGATGCCAGAGAGCTTACGCCGCATGAGGTCAAAAGACTCAGAGCGCTGGCGGAGCACGGTAAAAACGCTTTCTAA
- the spmB gene encoding spore maturation protein SpmB, translating to METINWLSLAMIPIIIAGVLLYGTIKKVPTYESFVEGGKEGIEIAFSIIPYLVGMLVAITVFRSSGALDFIMDLLKPVFSAIGIPAEVVPLALIRPISGTAALGMTTDLIAVYGPDSFIGRLASVMQGSTDTTLYVLTVYFGAVGIKKMGDALKVGLLADLIGVVASIIIVTLLFGSA from the coding sequence ATGGAAACCATCAACTGGCTGTCTTTAGCCATGATTCCGATCATTATTGCCGGAGTTCTTCTTTATGGAACAATCAAAAAGGTTCCCACATATGAATCGTTTGTCGAAGGCGGAAAAGAAGGGATAGAAATCGCCTTTTCCATTATTCCCTACTTAGTCGGAATGCTTGTCGCCATAACGGTTTTCAGATCATCGGGCGCGCTTGATTTTATCATGGACCTTTTAAAGCCGGTTTTCTCCGCTATCGGCATCCCCGCTGAGGTGGTTCCGCTTGCGCTGATTCGTCCGATCTCCGGTACGGCCGCACTTGGCATGACGACAGATTTAATTGCAGTATACGGGCCGGATTCCTTTATCGGCAGGCTGGCTTCCGTCATGCAGGGATCAACCGATACAACGCTATACGTACTGACTGTGTATTTCGGAGCGGTCGGCATTAAAAAAATGGGTGATGCATTAAAGGTGGGACTTCTTGCTGATTTAATCGGCGTAGTTGCATCTATCATCATCGTTACGTTATTATTTGGGAGCGCCTGA
- the spmA gene encoding spore maturation protein SpmA yields the protein MVNIIWVSLTVIGLVFAMCNGTLQDVNEAVFKGAKEAVTISFGLMSVLVFWLGLMKIAEQSGLLDIFSRMCRPFISKLFPDIPPDHPAMGYILSNLMANFFGLGNAATPLGIKAMEQMKKLNGNRSEASRSMITFLAVNTSCITLIPTTVIAVRMAYSSKTPTDIVGPSILATLISGIGAIIIDRYFYYRRKKKGR from the coding sequence ATGGTCAATATAATTTGGGTCAGCTTAACCGTGATTGGACTTGTTTTTGCGATGTGCAACGGTACTCTGCAAGATGTAAATGAAGCCGTATTTAAGGGTGCGAAGGAAGCTGTTACGATCTCATTCGGACTGATGAGCGTGCTTGTTTTTTGGCTGGGCTTAATGAAAATAGCCGAGCAGTCAGGGCTTTTGGATATTTTCAGCCGGATGTGCAGGCCTTTTATATCTAAACTGTTCCCTGATATCCCGCCGGATCACCCGGCGATGGGCTACATTTTATCCAATCTCATGGCGAACTTCTTCGGCCTTGGGAATGCGGCGACTCCGCTTGGCATTAAAGCAATGGAGCAAATGAAAAAGCTGAATGGAAACCGTTCGGAAGCAAGCCGGTCGATGATTACTTTTTTAGCTGTCAATACGTCCTGCATCACGCTCATTCCGACAACGGTGATCGCTGTTCGAATGGCCTATTCCTCCAAAACACCGACAGATATCGTCGGACCAAGCATTTTAGCGACACTCATTTCTGGAATCGGCGCCATTATCATTGACCGGTATTTTTATTACCGCCGCAAAAAGAAGGGAAGGTGA
- the dacB gene encoding D-alanyl-D-alanine carboxypeptidase DacB — translation MRIFKKTVFMVIISFLIANVNVNTAHAAIDVSAKSAIVIDGASGRVLFAKDEHEKRRIASITKIMTAVLAIESGKMDETVTVSANAVRTEGSAIYLTEGQKVKLKDLVYGLMLRSGNDAAVAIAEHVGGSLDGFVYMMNQKAEQLGMENTRFQNPHGLDDHENHYSTAYDMALLTKYAMKLKDYQKISGTKIYKAETMESVWKNKNKLLTMLYPYSTGGKTGYTKLAKRTLVSTASKDGIDLIAVTINDPDDWDDHMNMFNYVFDHYQTYLIAKKGDIPKLKGTFYESKAFIKRDITYLLTKEEKEDVKIKTTLLKPQKAWEKDASKIPDIVGHMNIMFNDETIAKVPIYYENERHQKPKKQFFETFKSIFLNAAGGAKWSI, via the coding sequence ATGCGCATTTTCAAAAAAACAGTATTCATGGTCATCATTTCTTTTCTTATTGCAAATGTAAATGTGAACACAGCACATGCTGCTATAGATGTCAGTGCAAAAAGCGCGATCGTTATTGACGGAGCGTCAGGCAGAGTGTTATTTGCCAAGGATGAACATGAAAAAAGGCGGATTGCAAGCATCACAAAAATCATGACAGCCGTCCTCGCCATAGAATCCGGTAAAATGGATGAAACGGTGACGGTTTCGGCAAATGCTGTCAGAACAGAAGGCTCTGCCATTTATTTAACAGAAGGGCAAAAAGTGAAATTAAAAGATCTTGTCTATGGACTGATGCTGAGATCAGGTAATGACGCCGCTGTTGCAATTGCCGAGCATGTCGGGGGCAGCCTTGATGGATTTGTCTATATGATGAATCAAAAAGCGGAGCAGCTTGGCATGGAGAATACCCGTTTTCAAAACCCGCACGGATTGGACGACCATGAAAATCATTATTCAACAGCTTACGACATGGCCCTATTAACCAAATACGCTATGAAGCTGAAAGACTATCAAAAGATTTCCGGAACAAAAATATATAAAGCGGAAACGATGGAAAGCGTCTGGAAAAACAAAAATAAACTGCTGACCATGCTTTACCCATACAGTACAGGAGGGAAAACAGGCTATACAAAACTTGCAAAACGGACACTGGTTTCAACGGCTTCAAAGGACGGCATTGACCTGATAGCCGTCACGATAAATGACCCTGACGATTGGGATGATCATATGAATATGTTTAATTATGTGTTTGATCATTATCAAACCTATTTAATCGCGAAAAAAGGGGACATTCCAAAGCTGAAAGGCACTTTTTATGAATCGAAGGCTTTTATCAAACGTGACATCACCTATTTGCTAACCAAAGAGGAAAAGGAAGACGTCAAAATAAAAACCACGCTGCTTAAGCCGCAAAAAGCATGGGAAAAAGACGCCTCGAAAATTCCCGACATCGTAGGGCACATGAACATCATGTTCAACGATGAAACGATCGCAAAGGTGCCGATTTATTATGAAAATGAACGACACCAAAAACCGAAAAAACAATTTTTTGAAACGTTTAAATCAATCTTTCTGAATGCGGCTGGCGGGGCAAAATGGTCAATATAA
- a CDS encoding YpuI family protein: MKEAKCERQRHEGKIPSEMGHSIVRAQTQKTGEFLSMVVNTVNDYLNQTTLESLQAELPVEKGYCCDVLSTLRRMTVFCEGGAEACRRLLMQEPFQEARAEKTLYNVYHQCIEEFFMPKKDTWCENSRASYTGVSAIEFYHAVPASLEQLLLPLSAAFLKMREELAHYEASGSNMASIR, encoded by the coding sequence ATGAAAGAAGCAAAATGTGAGAGACAAAGACATGAGGGGAAGATACCAAGCGAAATGGGACATTCGATTGTGCGAGCGCAGACTCAAAAAACAGGCGAATTCTTATCAATGGTTGTCAATACCGTTAACGATTACCTAAACCAAACGACGCTGGAATCCTTACAGGCTGAATTGCCTGTTGAGAAAGGATACTGCTGTGATGTACTGAGCACTCTGAGAAGAATGACAGTATTTTGTGAAGGCGGCGCAGAAGCGTGCCGCCGTCTCCTCATGCAGGAGCCTTTTCAGGAAGCCAGAGCGGAAAAAACACTTTACAATGTGTATCACCAATGTATTGAAGAGTTCTTTATGCCGAAAAAAGACACATGGTGTGAAAATAGCCGTGCGTCTTATACGGGGGTCAGCGCAATTGAGTTTTACCATGCTGTTCCTGCGTCGCTCGAGCAATTATTATTGCCGCTGAGCGCAGCCTTTCTGAAGATGAGGGAAGAGCTGGCTCATTACGAAGCGTCCGGATCAAACATGGCGTCAATCAGATAA
- the scpB gene encoding SMC-Scp complex subunit ScpB: MGLDIVNWKAIVEALLYAAGDEGLTKKQLLTVLEIEEPELNTIMADVTEEYRGDTRGIELIEYADTYMLSTKKDFAPYLKKLIEVPSKGLSQASLEVLAIVSYKQPITRAEIEEIRGVKSERILHSLVAKALLCEVGRADGPGRAILYGTTPTFLEQFGLKTLDELPPLPENAEEDVLQEEADLFFENFNQTFEDMK, from the coding sequence ATGGGGCTTGATATCGTGAATTGGAAAGCTATAGTGGAGGCCCTTCTTTATGCGGCAGGCGATGAAGGGCTCACAAAAAAGCAGCTGTTAACAGTGCTTGAAATCGAAGAGCCTGAACTGAACACCATCATGGCGGATGTGACGGAAGAATACCGCGGGGATACGAGGGGCATCGAACTTATTGAATATGCAGATACGTACATGCTCTCTACTAAAAAAGACTTTGCGCCATACTTGAAAAAACTGATTGAGGTGCCGTCAAAGGGCCTTTCTCAAGCATCTTTAGAAGTGCTGGCCATTGTTTCCTATAAACAGCCGATTACGAGAGCAGAAATTGAAGAAATCAGAGGCGTGAAATCAGAGCGGATTTTACACAGCCTTGTCGCAAAGGCGCTATTATGTGAAGTCGGACGGGCTGACGGTCCGGGACGGGCTATTTTATACGGCACAACGCCGACTTTTTTAGAACAATTCGGTCTGAAAACGCTGGACGAGCTTCCGCCGCTGCCTGAAAATGCGGAAGAAGACGTTCTTCAAGAAGAAGCCGATTTGTTTTTTGAAAACTTTAACCAAACCTTCGAAGATATGAAATAG
- the scpA gene encoding segregation/condensation protein A has protein sequence MEEYQVKIDTFEGPLDLLLHLINRLEIDIYDIPVAKITEQYLLYVHTMRVLELDIASEYLVMAATLLSIKSRMLLPKQEEELFEDELLEEEDPREELIEKLIEYRKYKDAAKDLKEREEERQKSFTKPPSDLSEYAKEVKQSEQKLSVTVYDMIGAFQKVLKRKKITRPMETTITRQEIPIEDRMNEIVHSLKSRRTRINFMDLFPYEQKDHLVVTFLAVLELMKNQLVLIEQEHNFSDIYITGSESIHGA, from the coding sequence ATGGAAGAATATCAAGTGAAAATTGATACGTTTGAGGGCCCATTGGACCTGCTGCTTCATTTAATCAATCGTCTTGAAATTGACATATATGATATACCTGTGGCGAAGATCACTGAACAATATTTATTATATGTACATACGATGCGTGTGCTTGAGCTCGATATTGCCAGCGAGTATTTGGTCATGGCTGCCACGCTGCTCAGCATTAAAAGCAGAATGCTGCTCCCGAAGCAAGAGGAGGAGCTTTTTGAAGATGAATTACTTGAAGAAGAAGATCCGCGGGAGGAACTGATTGAAAAGCTGATTGAGTATAGAAAATATAAAGATGCGGCGAAGGATTTAAAAGAACGGGAAGAAGAAAGACAAAAGTCGTTCACGAAACCGCCGAGTGATTTGAGCGAATATGCAAAAGAAGTAAAACAGTCTGAGCAAAAGCTCTCTGTCACTGTCTATGATATGATCGGGGCTTTTCAAAAAGTGCTGAAACGCAAAAAAATAACTAGACCGATGGAAACAACAATTACAAGACAGGAAATACCAATCGAAGACAGAATGAATGAAATCGTGCACAGTCTGAAATCAAGAAGAACAAGAATCAACTTTATGGATCTGTTTCCGTATGAGCAAAAAGACCATTTGGTTGTGACGTTTCTAGCCGTACTCGAGCTAATGAAAAATCAGCTGGTTCTCATTGAACAGGAGCACAATTTTTCAGATATTTACATTACGGGGAGTGAATCCATTCATGGGGCTTGA
- a CDS encoding DUF309 domain-containing protein, whose translation MYPKAYIDYLVEFHATRDYFECHEILEEYWKEDPPKKRKRYWVGFIQLAVALYHHRRQNTAGAKRLMANSIRILQAEKQAVEDLGLDHSRLLKLMQSIYEQIVTGSSYRSIMLPIKDEKLEEACRVECIKKEYTWGQPSTLTDTFLIDKHRLRDRTDVILEREKEIERRKKSRG comes from the coding sequence TTGTATCCGAAAGCTTATATTGATTATCTCGTTGAATTTCACGCAACACGGGATTATTTTGAATGCCATGAAATATTAGAAGAATATTGGAAGGAAGATCCGCCAAAGAAACGAAAACGCTATTGGGTCGGCTTTATTCAGCTTGCGGTTGCATTGTATCATCACAGAAGGCAAAATACAGCCGGGGCAAAAAGGCTGATGGCGAACAGCATCCGGATTCTTCAAGCAGAAAAACAAGCGGTCGAAGATTTAGGGCTTGATCATAGCCGTTTGCTCAAGCTTATGCAGTCGATTTACGAACAAATTGTAACGGGCTCTTCCTATCGAAGCATAATGCTGCCGATCAAAGATGAGAAGCTGGAGGAAGCATGCCGCGTCGAATGCATTAAAAAAGAGTACACATGGGGACAGCCCAGCACACTCACCGACACATTTCTTATCGACAAGCACCGTTTACGGGATCGGACTGACGTCATCCTGGAACGTGAAAAAGAAATAGAACGCAGAAAAAAAAGCAGAGGCTGA
- the ribT gene encoding GNAT family N-acetyltransferase RibT: MLIRYKKSFEKIAMGLLSFMPNEKDLKQLQQTIKDYETDTDRQLFLWKEDEDIVGAIGVEKKDSEVEIRHISVNPSHRHQGIGKQMMDALKHLFKTQVLVPNELTQSFFERCQGQQDQDISYNN, translated from the coding sequence ATGTTAATTCGTTATAAAAAATCGTTTGAAAAGATTGCGATGGGACTTCTTTCGTTTATGCCAAATGAAAAAGACCTTAAGCAGCTTCAGCAGACAATTAAGGACTACGAAACGGATACAGACCGCCAGCTCTTTCTTTGGAAAGAGGACGAGGATATCGTCGGAGCAATCGGAGTCGAAAAAAAGGATTCTGAGGTTGAGATCCGGCATATCAGTGTGAATCCTTCTCATCGCCATCAAGGAATCGGAAAACAGATGATGGATGCTTTAAAGCATTTATTCAAAACGCAAGTACTGGTTCCGAATGAATTAACGCAGAGCTTTTTCGAACGTTGTCAAGGTCAGCAGGATCAAGACATTTCATACAATAATTAA
- the ribH gene encoding 6,7-dimethyl-8-ribityllumazine synthase, translating to MNIIQGNLVGTGLKIGIVVGRFNDFITSKLLSGAEDALLRHGVDTNDIDVAWVPGAFEIPFAAKKMAETKRYDAVITLGTVIRGATTHYDYVCNEAAKGIAQAANTTGVPVIFGIVTTENIEQAIERAGTKAGNKGVDCAVSAIEMANLNRSFE from the coding sequence ATGAATATCATACAAGGAAATTTAGTTGGTACAGGTCTTAAAATCGGAATCGTAGTAGGAAGATTTAATGATTTTATTACGAGCAAGCTGCTAAGCGGTGCAGAAGATGCGCTGCTCAGACACGGCGTAGACACAAATGATATCGATGTGGCTTGGGTTCCAGGCGCGTTTGAAATTCCGTTTGCTGCGAAAAAAATGGCGGAAACAAAAAGATATGACGCCGTTATCACATTGGGCACTGTTATCAGAGGCGCGACGACACACTACGATTATGTCTGCAATGAAGCTGCAAAAGGCATCGCGCAAGCAGCAAACACTACTGGCGTGCCTGTCATCTTTGGAATTGTGACAACTGAAAACATCGAACAGGCTATCGAGCGTGCCGGCACAAAAGCGGGCAACAAAGGTGTAGATTGTGCTGTTTCTGCCATAGAAATGGCAAATTTAAACCGTTCATTTGAATAA